The proteins below come from a single Triplophysa rosa linkage group LG12, Trosa_1v2, whole genome shotgun sequence genomic window:
- the LOC130562473 gene encoding P2Y purinoceptor 3 translates to MASNLSSSALPSCTYNEDFKRYLLPCVYSLVFIFGLPLNFIIILRIWSCRRALTRTKIYMLNLAVADFLYVCSLPLLVYNYASRDYWPFGDLACRMVRFQFYSNLHGSIFFLTCISVQRYLGICHPMTPWPKRGGRRLAWIICACVWGSVVVLCAPTFEFAATGVQRNRTVCYDLSVPERAPEYFPYGIALTCVGFVLPFLVILVLYCKMAKVLCRPGEARGHSRVEKKTKAVRMIIIVMLVFAISFLPFHVTKTLYLLVRTFPTASCELRNLLSVVYKSTRPFASMNSVLDPILFYFTQPKYRRSTRTLLLKITSLKDQFSR, encoded by the coding sequence ATGGCGTCCAACCTTTCCAGCTCTGCTCTGCCCTCCTGCACCTACAACGAGGACTTCAAGCGCTATCTCCTCCCATGCGTCTACAGTCTGGTCTTCATCTTCGGCCTGCCGCTCAACTTCATCATCATTCTGCGCATCTGGAGCTGTCGGCGCGCGCTCACGCGCACTAAGATCTACATGCTGAACCTGGCGGTGGCGGACTTTCTGTACGTCTGCTCGCTCCCGCTCCTCGTCTACAACTACGCCAGCAGAGACTACTGGCCTTTTGGCGACCTCGCCTGCCGCATGGTTCGCTTTCAGTTCTACAGCAACCTGCACGGCAGCATCTTCTTTCTCACCTGCATCAGTGTCCAGCGTTACCTGGGAATCTGCCACCCGATGACTCCGTGGCCCAAAAGAGGCGGGCGCAGGCTCGCCTGGATCATTTGCGCGTGCGTCTGGGGGTCCGTGGTGGTGCTCTGCGCTCCTACGTTCGAGTTCGCCGCGACGGGCGTCCAGCGCAACCGCACCGTGTGCTACGACCTGAGCGTCCCCGAGCGCGCTCCGGAATATTTCCCGTACGGCATCGCCTTGACCTGCGTGGGCTTCGTCTTGCCGTTCCTGGTCATCCTGGTGCTCTACTGTAAAATGGCGAAGGTTCTTTGCCGGCCCGGCGAGGCTCGAGGACACTCCCGCGTGGAGAAAAAGACTAAAGCCGTTAGGATGATAATCATCGTGATGTTGGTGTTTGCCATCAGCTTTTTGCCGTTCCACGTGACCAAAACGCTCTACCTGTTGGTGCGGACGTTTCCCACGGCGTCCTGTGAACTGAGGAACTTACTGTCGGTGGTCTACAAAAGCACCAGACCCTTTGCCAGTATGAACAGTGTACTGGATCCTATTTTGTTTTACTTCACCCAGCCCAAGTACAGACGCAGTACACGCACTTTACTGCTCAAGATCACTTCACTGAAAGACCAATTTTCAAGATGA